The proteins below are encoded in one region of Anaerosporomusa subterranea:
- a CDS encoding LysR family transcriptional regulator, whose protein sequence is MDIHHLRYFIEVARQNSFSKAAAISHVSQSAISKMIKDLETELGVSLFSRNSKSVQLTDAGILFLGQSQQVVSMFNNLAAEFANEFKLEKGRLSIGLPPITEATVFAQLLGEFKKKYPQIDMELYEHGSKNVALKIQEGTLDFGIICQAPDNAVFESFSLANDPLKVIIHLEHPLSILTEVDLKDLSNESFVIYRDDFSLHDEIINQCKLAGFQPKIIFETSQRELMIQTVAANLGIALLPSRLCSDLCGKQINAVTLANPQILHQMSVIWRKGRYLSHAAQLWLNFARKYLLQTDV, encoded by the coding sequence ATGGATATTCATCATTTGCGGTATTTCATCGAGGTTGCCCGGCAAAATAGCTTCAGTAAAGCCGCAGCGATCTCCCATGTATCACAGTCGGCGATCAGCAAGATGATTAAAGACCTGGAGACCGAGCTGGGGGTTTCGCTGTTTAGCCGCAACTCTAAATCGGTGCAGCTAACTGATGCCGGCATCCTGTTTCTTGGCCAGTCCCAGCAGGTAGTCTCGATGTTTAATAACCTTGCCGCTGAATTTGCCAATGAGTTCAAATTAGAAAAGGGCAGACTATCGATCGGATTGCCGCCGATCACAGAAGCCACTGTTTTTGCTCAATTACTGGGGGAATTCAAGAAGAAGTATCCCCAGATCGATATGGAATTGTACGAGCATGGATCAAAAAACGTTGCCCTCAAAATTCAAGAAGGAACACTCGATTTCGGGATCATCTGCCAGGCTCCGGATAATGCGGTTTTCGAGTCGTTCTCGTTAGCGAATGATCCACTGAAGGTTATCATTCATCTGGAACATCCGCTAAGCATTTTAACCGAAGTGGATCTGAAAGACCTAAGCAATGAATCGTTTGTTATCTATCGGGATGATTTCAGCTTGCATGATGAGATTATTAACCAATGCAAACTGGCCGGCTTTCAACCAAAGATCATTTTTGAAACCTCGCAACGCGAGCTGATGATTCAAACTGTGGCGGCGAATCTGGGCATAGCCTTATTGCCCAGCCGGTTATGTTCTGACTTGTGCGGCAAACAGATCAACGCTGTTACCTTGGCAAATCCACAAATTTTGCATCAGATGTCTGTCATTTGGCGCAAAGGACGATATCTTTCGCATGCTGCGCAGTTATGGCTTAATTTTGCCAGAAAATATCTGCTGCAAACAGACGTATAG
- a CDS encoding CidA/LrgA family protein — MMATVTKVVSIAKQLSIVTLVSLAGDTLVAYSHLPVPGSVAGMVILFSLLSTGILNPSQIREVSEFLLKHMSFFFIPVAVGLMNYGDLFYTDGLVLFGLLAVSLLIAFVGFRLTGFAQERRE; from the coding sequence ATGATGGCGACAGTCACGAAAGTAGTTTCGATTGCTAAACAGTTAAGCATTGTTACGCTGGTTTCCTTGGCAGGCGATACGCTTGTTGCTTATTCCCACCTGCCGGTTCCCGGCAGTGTGGCCGGCATGGTAATACTGTTTTCCCTGTTAAGCACAGGGATTTTGAACCCATCGCAGATCCGGGAGGTATCTGAGTTTCTGCTTAAGCACATGTCTTTCTTTTTCATTCCGGTTGCTGTTGGTTTAATGAACTATGGAGATTTATTTTATACAGATGGATTAGTGCTGTTCGGCCTGCTGGCTGTAAGCCTGCTGATTGCCTTTGTTGGATTTCGCCTGACCGGGTTCGCGCAGGAAAGGAGAGAATAA
- a CDS encoding LrgB family protein yields the protein MNVLMTILMVLLTFGAYLTARMLFIRYRSPLLNIVAVGGALVIAALLLLNIPYSVYNPGKEIITMLLGPTMVCLAVPLYNNRAVVKKHLAPVLLGVCLASSLTIITAMMIAQLAGLSKEVVLSIGSKSITAPVAAEVAKVNGGDPGLAIAFVIATGTIGAIAGPTLLTLLQITSPLTRGLAMGTLSHGQGTATALMEGEQQGLMAGIGMALSAIVTSTLIPIITPMIVH from the coding sequence ATGAACGTGTTGATGACAATACTGATGGTTTTGCTGACATTTGGCGCATACCTGACCGCGCGCATGTTATTCATCCGTTACCGCAGTCCGTTGCTCAATATCGTTGCAGTCGGCGGCGCTTTGGTTATCGCAGCGTTACTGCTGCTGAATATACCCTATAGCGTGTATAATCCGGGGAAAGAGATTATCACCATGCTGCTGGGGCCAACAATGGTCTGCCTGGCAGTACCCTTATATAACAACCGCGCGGTTGTGAAAAAGCATCTGGCTCCCGTCCTGTTAGGGGTATGCCTGGCTTCGTCGCTGACAATCATAACCGCGATGATGATAGCGCAATTGGCAGGGCTGTCGAAGGAAGTCGTTTTATCGATTGGCTCGAAATCAATTACGGCGCCGGTTGCCGCCGAAGTGGCTAAAGTCAATGGCGGCGATCCCGGCCTGGCGATTGCTTTTGTTATTGCAACCGGGACGATTGGCGCGATTGCCGGTCCAACCTTGTTAACCTTGCTGCAAATTACCAGTCCGCTTACCCGCGGTTTAGCCATGGGAACCTTGTCGCATGGTCAGGGTACAGCCACGGCGCTGATGGAAGGTGAACAGCAAGGCTTAATGGCTGGAATAGGCATGGCGCTCTCGGCGATTGTGACTTCGACGCTAATCCCTATTATCACGCCGATGATTGTACACTAG